The following coding sequences lie in one Bartonella sp. DGB1 genomic window:
- a CDS encoding aminodeoxychorismate synthase component I, translating into MSYQHQKIIFFKDDINNKNILFQNPIKEIICYEAKDIAHCFQQLEKYHQDGYWLAGYFSYELGYCLDDNLIDYLPQNRKIPLIYFAIFNAPTTELPNFNIDKKFNLDNLTPTLSFDDYKIKFDKLVTHLKNGDLFQGNLTFPFTADWNGNAWNAFLKLAKNQPVSYSVFCNLGDEIILSRSPELFFNIDEYGWIETRPMKGTSPRGKTQAEDQKLKNQLKNDPKNLCENVMIVDLLRNDIARICEPKSLTVTKLFDIETYKTLHQMVSSIKAKLLPNLTLYQIFSALFPCGSITGVPKIRTMQILKELEVTSRDIYCGTLGYISPKKELNFNVAIRTLTLYKNNKAILNAGGGVIYDSTALEEYQEALLKTTYINILK; encoded by the coding sequence ATGTCGTATCAGCACCAAAAAATTATATTTTTTAAAGATGATATTAATAACAAAAATATTCTTTTTCAAAATCCTATAAAAGAAATAATCTGTTATGAAGCTAAAGATATAGCTCATTGTTTTCAACAATTAGAAAAATATCATCAAGATGGTTATTGGCTAGCAGGTTATTTCTCTTATGAATTAGGATATTGTTTAGATGATAATTTAATAGACTATCTACCACAAAATCGTAAAATTCCGTTGATATATTTTGCGATCTTTAATGCACCTACAACGGAGTTACCTAATTTTAATATTGATAAAAAATTTAACTTAGATAATCTAACACCAACTTTATCATTTGATGATTATAAAATTAAATTTGATAAATTAGTTACTCATCTAAAAAATGGTGATTTATTTCAAGGTAATTTAACCTTTCCATTTACTGCAGATTGGAATGGAAATGCCTGGAACGCTTTTCTAAAGTTAGCAAAAAATCAACCTGTATCTTATTCAGTTTTTTGCAACTTAGGTGATGAAATTATTCTATCTAGATCTCCAGAATTATTTTTCAACATTGATGAATATGGCTGGATAGAAACAAGACCAATGAAAGGTACATCCCCACGCGGAAAGACGCAAGCAGAAGACCAAAAATTAAAAAATCAATTAAAAAATGATCCTAAAAATCTCTGTGAAAATGTTATGATAGTCGATCTGCTTAGAAATGACATTGCACGTATTTGTGAACCAAAAAGTTTAACGGTAACAAAATTATTTGACATAGAGACCTATAAAACCTTGCATCAAATGGTTTCTTCTATAAAAGCTAAATTATTACCTAATTTAACCTTATATCAAATATTTTCTGCGTTATTTCCTTGTGGATCAATCACTGGTGTACCTAAAATTAGAACCATGCAAATATTAAAAGAATTAGAAGTAACATCACGTGATATATATTGTGGTACTTTAGGTTATATTTCTCCTAAGAAAGAGCTTAATTTTAATGTAGCAATTAGAACTTTAACATTATATAAAAACAATAAAGCTATTTTAAATGCTGGAGGTGGAGTAATTTACGATTCTACGGCGCTAGAAGAATATCAAGAAGCATTATTAAAAACCACCTATATAAATATATTAAAGTAA
- a CDS encoding MFS transporter has protein sequence MNFKSYNLSFRKFSILLSIACGLIVANLYYSQPLTRNIGYLLGISPFYSSFIPAFVQLGYAFSLLFILPITGSINNKLLILLLCAINFTSLFLFNNASSWGLLLILSFFIGLSGCLIQLILSYIKNNFPASYKRKAIGNILTGIIIAILFARPLASFSAQIYSWRLIYCVSAIAIFIIFLLLSYLLPNNISRQKNSYKDLAPSLKNSLLNKKFIHISLYHSLIFACYNLFWIIIPLHLLSPIIGLNQEGVTLFYLAAIFGISVTPFITQYLDKKCYYILSGLATFLIILSFLLAHIAPVSSVFSLILLIIAAIIIDIGLVTNFIIGQKIFASFDKDTYEILNKYYLAIFFIGGALGTIIGGFSYNLGGLPLATQIGALLSFMIFLYYLTQKKLYKDM, from the coding sequence ATGAACTTTAAAAGCTATAATTTATCTTTTAGAAAATTTTCTATCTTATTAAGTATAGCTTGTGGGCTAATAGTAGCTAATTTATATTATAGTCAACCACTAACACGTAATATTGGTTACCTTTTAGGAATATCACCTTTTTACAGTAGTTTTATCCCCGCCTTCGTACAATTAGGCTACGCTTTTAGTTTATTATTTATTTTGCCTATAACTGGTAGTATAAATAATAAACTTTTAATTTTATTATTATGTGCTATTAATTTTACTAGTCTATTTTTGTTCAATAATGCTTCTTCTTGGGGTCTATTATTAATATTATCATTTTTCATTGGCTTATCCGGTTGTTTGATACAATTAATTTTATCTTATATAAAAAATAACTTTCCTGCATCTTATAAAAGAAAAGCTATAGGTAATATTTTAACTGGAATCATAATCGCAATTCTATTTGCTAGACCTTTAGCAAGCTTTTCAGCACAAATTTACTCATGGCGATTAATTTATTGTGTTTCAGCTATCGCTATCTTTATAATTTTTTTATTGTTAAGCTACTTGCTTCCTAATAATATTTCTCGTCAAAAGAACTCCTATAAAGACTTAGCCCCTTCTTTAAAAAATTCTTTATTAAATAAAAAATTTATCCATATATCTTTGTACCATAGTTTAATTTTTGCCTGCTATAATTTATTTTGGATAATCATACCGTTACATTTATTAAGCCCTATTATAGGTCTTAATCAAGAAGGCGTAACTTTATTTTATTTAGCAGCTATTTTCGGTATTAGTGTTACTCCATTCATTACACAATATTTAGACAAAAAATGTTATTATATATTATCTGGACTAGCTACTTTCTTAATTATATTATCATTCTTGTTAGCACATATAGCCCCGGTCAGCTCTGTATTTTCTTTAATATTACTTATTATAGCTGCTATCATAATCGACATTGGTTTAGTAACAAATTTTATAATAGGACAAAAAATCTTTGCTAGTTTTGACAAGGATACTTATGAAATATTAAATAAATATTATTTAGCCATATTTTTTATAGGGGGAGCTTTAGGAACAATCATTGGTGGTTTTAGCTATAATTTAGGAGGGTTGCCTTTAGCTACTCAAATTGGAGCTTTATTATCCTTTATGATTTTTTTATATTATTTAACGCAAAAAAAATTATATAAAGATATGTAA
- a CDS encoding COX15/CtaA family protein produces the protein MPYFSLNSQQLKRNKYIRYWLYSILFLLLVIVLVGGITRMTDSGLSITEWKPIYGIIPPLNLAQWQQEFFQYQQIAQYKIFNQGMTLEEFKKIFWWEWIHRFLARLVGFLVIVPLLYFWITKKLNKALKRRLLFILAIGALQGFIGWWMVSSGVGNSSLIFVSHYRLAIHLTFAAVLIFLVFSLACQLIHKNYLFAPKSVRIGSGIIIFLIIVQIYLGALVAGLRAGYIDTSWPLMTGGFLPADLFPSNPWWVSLFEDKLTVQFVHRMFAYLLVIIVGWHSFWTSQVVPASRHSKSALYLFLVVLLQAIIGVCTLLTDISIEWALLHQLIAFVVLIFAVVHRQIAKGDNIKILL, from the coding sequence ATGCCGTATTTTTCGTTAAACTCACAGCAATTAAAACGCAATAAATATATTCGTTATTGGTTATACTCAATATTATTTTTATTATTAGTGATTGTTTTGGTAGGGGGCATTACTAGAATGACTGATTCTGGTTTATCAATTACCGAATGGAAACCAATATATGGTATAATACCACCATTAAACCTGGCTCAGTGGCAACAGGAATTTTTTCAATATCAACAAATAGCTCAATATAAAATTTTTAATCAAGGTATGACATTAGAGGAATTTAAAAAAATCTTTTGGTGGGAATGGATCCATAGATTTTTAGCTAGATTAGTTGGTTTTTTAGTTATTGTACCTTTACTGTATTTTTGGATAACTAAAAAACTTAATAAGGCTTTAAAACGTCGTTTGCTATTTATCTTAGCGATTGGAGCATTGCAAGGTTTTATTGGTTGGTGGATGGTTTCTTCAGGTGTAGGAAATAGCTCGTTGATTTTTGTTAGTCATTATCGTCTAGCTATTCATCTTACATTTGCTGCTGTCCTTATCTTTTTAGTATTTTCTTTGGCGTGCCAATTAATTCATAAAAATTATTTATTCGCACCGAAATCAGTTCGAATTGGTAGCGGGATAATAATTTTTTTAATTATTGTACAAATTTATTTAGGAGCATTAGTAGCAGGATTAAGGGCGGGTTATATTGATACTAGCTGGCCTTTAATGACAGGTGGATTTTTACCGGCAGATTTATTTCCAAGCAATCCTTGGTGGGTATCATTATTTGAAGATAAATTAACAGTACAATTTGTACATAGGATGTTTGCTTATTTACTGGTGATTATTGTGGGGTGGCATAGTTTTTGGACTTCTCAAGTGGTACCAGCTAGCCGTCACTCTAAATCAGCATTATATTTGTTTTTAGTGGTGTTATTACAAGCAATAATAGGAGTATGTACTTTATTAACTGATATTTCTATTGAATGGGCATTATTGCATCAGTTAATTGCATTTGTGGTTTTGATATTTGCTGTAGTACATCGTCAAATTGCAAAAGGGGATAATATAAAAATATTGTTATAA
- the fabI gene encoding enoyl-ACP reductase FabI yields the protein MDKVGLLKGKKGLIIGVANNRSIAWGIAKAAHEASAELAFTYQGDALKKRVEPLAEELDALVVGHCDVTDPASIDNIFNVIKEKWGKIDFLVHAVAFSDKDELTGRFVDSSEKNFSQTMNISVYSLIAIMQRAEKLMSDGGSVLTLTYYGAEKVMPNYNLMGVAKAALEASVKYLAVDLGPQNIRVNAISAGPIKTLAASGIGDFRYILKWNEYNAPLRRTVTIEEVGDSALYFLSDLSRGVTGEVHHTDSGYHVIGMKAVDAPDISVVKD from the coding sequence ATGGATAAAGTTGGATTACTGAAAGGTAAAAAAGGATTAATTATAGGGGTAGCAAATAATCGTTCTATAGCTTGGGGTATTGCTAAAGCTGCACATGAAGCAAGTGCAGAATTAGCTTTTACTTATCAGGGTGATGCTCTTAAAAAAAGGGTTGAGCCATTAGCAGAAGAACTAGATGCTTTAGTAGTAGGACATTGTGATGTAACTGATCCTGCTTCTATTGATAATATTTTCAATGTTATAAAAGAAAAATGGGGGAAAATTGATTTTTTAGTACATGCGGTAGCTTTTTCAGATAAAGATGAATTAACCGGGCGGTTTGTTGATAGTTCTGAAAAAAACTTTTCTCAAACTATGAATATTTCTGTTTATTCATTGATTGCCATAATGCAGCGAGCTGAAAAATTAATGTCTGACGGCGGATCTGTGTTAACTTTGACTTATTACGGAGCAGAAAAAGTTATGCCAAATTATAATTTAATGGGCGTAGCTAAAGCTGCTTTAGAAGCTTCAGTTAAATATCTTGCAGTTGATTTGGGACCACAAAATATACGTGTGAATGCTATTTCAGCTGGACCTATTAAAACCTTGGCAGCTTCAGGAATTGGAGATTTTAGATATATTCTTAAGTGGAATGAATATAACGCACCATTACGCAGGACTGTGACTATCGAAGAAGTAGGTGATTCTGCTCTTTATTTCTTATCAGACTTATCTAGAGGTGTGACCGGCGAAGTTCATCATACTGATTCTGGGTATCATGTGATCGGAATGAAGGCGGTTGACGCGCCAGATATAAGTGTAGTTAAAGATTAA
- a CDS encoding MFS transporter produces the protein MNLSSSSVSEISKKTSTIVLSLLLGIASALIIANLYYNDLLIPYIAQDLNITEVSVGWMMTAIKTGYLTGLIFLVPLSDKLDNKKMLIAILLLLGISSLFFSISTTPTYLIIASCFIGLSLSANQYIILYAAFISNEQNRGTITGAVTSGLMLGVVFARTFAGQMASLLSWHWVYYFSALSSLILIFTLNHYLPAKKPKNNIKLTQILKSMAVFFIKMPVLQRRSIYQALLFALFTIFWMTVPRFIRVEFNLSPNELSIFALISFVGVITASLGGYIADKGYINISTIGSIICVSLSFLIPMSAYYIGHLSITYFIIAAILMDFGFTLHLVVGQKEILQLGENIRGRLNSVYRTIFFVGGVMGSIIGTYAYSDISWLITAKVALIICIILFLYYLTELLPHKTTNIYKAQDEL, from the coding sequence ATGAATTTATCCTCCTCATCGGTTTCTGAAATATCGAAAAAAACATCTACTATAGTTTTATCTTTATTATTAGGAATTGCAAGTGCACTCATTATTGCTAATTTATACTATAATGATCTATTAATCCCCTATATAGCACAAGATCTTAACATAACTGAAGTATCCGTGGGTTGGATGATGACCGCAATAAAAACCGGTTATCTTACTGGATTAATATTCTTAGTCCCTTTATCAGATAAATTAGATAATAAAAAAATGTTAATCGCTATATTATTACTATTAGGTATCTCATCTTTATTTTTTTCCATCTCAACAACACCTACATATTTAATCATAGCTTCTTGTTTTATTGGATTAAGTCTCTCAGCTAATCAATATATAATTTTATATGCAGCTTTTATCTCTAATGAACAGAACCGTGGTACAATTACTGGAGCGGTAACTAGTGGTCTTATGCTCGGGGTTGTATTTGCACGTACTTTTGCAGGACAAATGGCTAGCTTATTATCTTGGCACTGGGTCTATTATTTTTCTGCACTTTCATCATTGATATTAATTTTTACTTTAAACCATTATTTACCTGCTAAAAAACCCAAGAATAATATTAAATTAACTCAGATTCTTAAATCTATGGCCGTTTTTTTCATTAAAATGCCTGTATTACAACGTCGTTCAATATATCAAGCTTTACTTTTTGCCCTATTCACTATATTTTGGATGACAGTTCCACGTTTTATCCGCGTAGAATTTAATTTATCGCCTAATGAATTATCTATTTTTGCATTAATAAGCTTTGTTGGTGTTATAACCGCTTCTTTAGGAGGATATATAGCTGATAAAGGCTACATAAATATATCTACAATTGGTTCTATAATTTGTGTATCATTGAGTTTTTTAATTCCTATGTCAGCTTATTATATAGGACATCTATCAATTACTTACTTTATTATTGCCGCTATCTTGATGGATTTTGGTTTTACTTTACATTTAGTAGTTGGACAAAAAGAAATATTACAGCTAGGAGAAAACATTAGAGGAAGATTAAACAGTGTTTACCGTACTATATTTTTTGTAGGCGGCGTAATGGGTTCTATTATAGGAACTTATGCTTACAGCGATATATCATGGTTAATTACGGCAAAAGTTGCTTTAATAATTTGTATTATATTATTCCTTTATTATTTAACAGAATTATTACCACATAAAACCACTAATATTTATAAGGCACAAGATGAACTTTAA
- a CDS encoding copper chaperone PCu(A)C: protein MFLKRVLIALIALLFCINTANAHSPNVEYKFGDLVISNPVINEPLTSSKVTAGYMKIRNLGTKDEYLIDAFSDIAQSVMIHNMVVRDGAMKMVHMKNGLKIPAGKEVILKRGSYHIMFEKLNNNNIKAGEKVKVGLKFSNLGVVTIDFDVRTNKRQHNKNHKHHHHH from the coding sequence ATGTTTTTAAAACGTGTATTAATTGCTTTAATTGCACTGTTATTTTGTATAAATACCGCTAATGCTCATTCACCTAATGTAGAATATAAATTTGGTGATCTAGTGATAAGTAATCCAGTAATAAATGAGCCTTTAACAAGTAGTAAGGTGACAGCTGGATATATGAAAATTCGTAATTTAGGTACTAAAGACGAATATTTAATTGATGCTTTTTCTGATATTGCTCAATCAGTTATGATACATAATATGGTAGTTAGAGATGGTGCTATGAAAATGGTGCATATGAAAAATGGTTTAAAGATACCAGCTGGTAAAGAGGTAATTTTAAAAAGAGGCAGTTATCATATTATGTTTGAAAAATTAAATAACAATAATATAAAGGCTGGAGAAAAAGTAAAGGTTGGTTTAAAATTTTCTAATTTAGGCGTGGTTACTATAGATTTTGATGTTAGAACTAATAAGAGACAACATAATAAAAATCATAAACATCACCATCATCACTAA
- a CDS encoding DnaJ C-terminal domain-containing protein, which yields MEDLYKVLEVSRNATATEIKSSFRKLAKKYHPDQNKDDPKAKERFAKISSAYEILGDKNKKQQYDNGEIDAEGKPKAPDFSSYGFGNNQGGFNGFSRQSTAGFEDIFSELFSSMGSTTNRRPDHNFTYQSASPKVTDIEINLTITLEQLMLRDTTEVTFPNGRKIKIKLPDYIEDGQVIRLKGQGEVNSLGKKGDALIKIKIKHHDIFEVKNRNLYMDLAVTLKEAVLGAKKEISTLTGKLSVKIPEWSSSGKIFRIPGKGLKLKKGGFGDLYLKLMIILPDESDQKLKDFLSNN from the coding sequence ATGGAAGATCTTTACAAGGTATTAGAGGTATCCAGAAATGCTACAGCTACGGAGATTAAAAGTAGTTTTCGTAAATTGGCTAAAAAATATCACCCAGATCAAAATAAGGATGATCCTAAAGCAAAAGAAAGATTTGCTAAAATAAGTTCTGCTTATGAAATATTAGGTGATAAAAATAAAAAGCAACAATATGATAATGGTGAGATAGACGCTGAAGGAAAGCCTAAGGCGCCAGATTTTTCTTCCTATGGTTTTGGTAATAATCAAGGTGGATTCAATGGTTTTTCTCGGCAATCTACTGCTGGTTTTGAAGATATCTTTAGTGAATTATTTTCCTCGATGGGCTCTACAACAAACAGACGTCCTGACCATAATTTTACTTATCAATCAGCCTCTCCAAAAGTAACTGATATAGAAATTAATCTTACTATTACTCTAGAACAATTAATGTTAAGAGATACAACAGAAGTTACATTTCCTAATGGTAGGAAAATTAAAATAAAATTACCTGATTATATAGAAGATGGGCAGGTTATTCGTCTAAAAGGACAAGGTGAAGTAAATTCTTTAGGTAAAAAAGGAGATGCTTTAATAAAAATTAAAATAAAGCATCATGATATTTTTGAAGTTAAAAATAGAAATTTATATATGGATTTAGCCGTAACTTTGAAAGAAGCTGTATTGGGAGCTAAAAAAGAGATAAGTACCTTAACAGGTAAATTGTCTGTAAAAATACCTGAATGGAGTAGTTCAGGAAAAATTTTTAGAATACCAGGCAAAGGATTAAAATTAAAAAAAGGTGGATTTGGTGATCTATATCTTAAATTAATGATAATTTTACCAGATGAATCTGATCAAAAACTAAAAGATTTTTTAAGCAACAACTGA
- the sseA gene encoding 3-mercaptopyruvate sulfurtransferase, which produces MILKKSPWILSSEWLAENLTDDKLKIIDASWYLPNQDVNAKLEYNKQHIPNAVFFDLDEICDKNSSLPHMVPPVELFETSVAKLGISTWDPIVIYDQHGYFSAPRVWWLFRIMGHRKAFILDGGFKAWQKNKLPVTNDVISPKLGSFKSNFHPDMVVSLSEMQKIVAEQKANIIDARSSARFNGLEPEPRSNLKSGHMPGAINLPYNIFTEDGFLKELPEISKIFKEKNINLDDPIVATCGSGVTAAMIIFALTSLGIENARLYDGSWAEWGAL; this is translated from the coding sequence ATGATTTTAAAAAAAAGTCCTTGGATTTTATCATCTGAATGGTTAGCTGAAAATTTAACAGATGATAAACTTAAAATCATAGATGCTTCTTGGTATTTACCAAATCAAGATGTTAATGCTAAGTTGGAATATAACAAGCAGCATATACCTAATGCTGTTTTTTTTGATTTAGATGAAATATGTGATAAAAATTCCTCACTACCACATATGGTACCCCCGGTAGAATTATTTGAAACTTCAGTAGCAAAATTAGGTATTTCTACTTGGGATCCAATAGTTATTTATGATCAACATGGATATTTTTCTGCTCCACGTGTCTGGTGGCTTTTTAGAATAATGGGACATAGAAAAGCTTTTATATTAGATGGTGGATTTAAAGCTTGGCAGAAAAATAAATTACCTGTAACTAATGATGTTATTTCTCCTAAATTAGGTAGTTTTAAAAGTAATTTTCACCCGGATATGGTGGTATCTTTATCAGAAATGCAAAAAATTGTAGCAGAACAAAAGGCTAATATTATAGATGCCCGAAGTTCAGCTAGATTTAATGGATTGGAACCGGAGCCTAGGAGTAATCTTAAATCTGGTCATATGCCTGGTGCAATTAATTTGCCTTATAATATATTCACAGAAGATGGATTTTTAAAAGAACTACCTGAAATAAGTAAAATTTTTAAAGAAAAGAATATTAATCTAGATGATCCAATAGTTGCTACTTGTGGTTCTGGTGTAACTGCCGCGATGATTATTTTTGCATTAACATCTTTGGGGATAGAAAATGCTAGATTATATGATGGTTCTTGGGCAGAATGGGGCGCTTTGTAG
- a CDS encoding aminotransferase class IV, producing MNTDLKLIETFLYIPNYGAVNLLDHLARLDKSAAYFNFPYTKNKIQKFLTNKLESFKSIKKVRITLDKDGRLELTENDFIRQAPYNKWNIAIASKKLDNNNILYNHKTSYREIYKIARNEFDQKTIQEVIIFNKNNHLADGTISNIFIETPQRQLLTPDLSSGALDGILRKKLIKYLQVKPTQITLSDIKTSRNIYIGNSVRGIIKTNIIY from the coding sequence ATGAATACTGATCTAAAACTAATAGAAACTTTTTTATATATACCTAATTATGGCGCTGTTAACTTATTAGATCATTTAGCCCGCTTGGATAAATCCGCGGCATATTTTAATTTTCCTTATACAAAAAATAAAATACAAAAATTTCTAACTAATAAATTAGAAAGCTTTAAATCTATCAAAAAAGTAAGAATAACTTTAGATAAAGACGGTAGACTAGAATTAACTGAAAATGATTTTATTCGACAAGCACCATATAATAAATGGAATATAGCTATAGCCTCAAAAAAATTAGATAATAATAATATTTTATATAATCATAAAACTTCTTATAGAGAAATATATAAAATTGCTAGAAATGAATTTGATCAAAAAACAATCCAAGAAGTGATTATTTTTAATAAAAATAATCACTTAGCTGATGGTACTATTAGTAATATCTTCATTGAAACCCCTCAGCGACAATTATTGACTCCAGATCTATCTTCAGGAGCTTTAGATGGTATATTAAGAAAAAAATTAATAAAATATTTGCAAGTTAAACCAACGCAAATAACTCTAAGCGATATAAAAACATCCCGAAACATTTATATAGGTAATTCTGTAAGAGGAATAATTAAAACTAATATAATATATTAG
- the pdxH gene encoding pyridoxamine 5'-phosphate oxidase, producing MSVSFTQIIQDFDKADCPFKLFKNWLELAKQTEPKDHNAFSLATVNQEGQPNVRILLLKEYNHEYFIFYTNFESTKGQELLTNKKAAMGFYWKSLERQIRIRGIIDVVSDAKADSYFASRPYLSKIGARVSQQSKILPSRQYFEDKLLKEQKKYPNDKVPRPDYWSGFCLKPLSIEFWQAEPSRLHDRIIFNREDTNSNLWQKHRLYP from the coding sequence ATGTCTGTTAGTTTTACACAAATAATACAAGATTTTGATAAGGCAGATTGTCCATTTAAATTGTTTAAAAATTGGCTAGAGCTTGCTAAGCAAACTGAGCCAAAAGATCATAATGCCTTTTCTTTAGCTACCGTAAACCAAGAAGGGCAACCAAATGTACGTATTTTATTACTTAAAGAATATAATCATGAATATTTTATCTTTTATACTAATTTTGAAAGTACAAAAGGGCAGGAATTATTAACAAATAAAAAGGCTGCTATGGGCTTTTATTGGAAGTCACTAGAACGACAAATAAGAATTAGAGGAATAATAGATGTCGTTTCTGACGCTAAAGCTGATTCTTATTTCGCTAGTCGACCCTATCTAAGCAAGATTGGTGCTAGAGTATCGCAGCAATCAAAAATTTTACCTTCAAGACAATATTTTGAAGATAAACTACTCAAAGAACAAAAAAAATACCCTAACGATAAGGTACCTCGCCCTGATTACTGGTCAGGTTTCTGCTTAAAACCTTTATCAATAGAATTTTGGCAAGCAGAACCCTCTAGATTACATGACCGTATAATATTTAATCGCGAGGATACAAATAGCAATCTGTGGCAAAAACATAGGCTCTACCCCTAA